The Candidatus Paceibacterota bacterium genome includes a window with the following:
- the rplQ gene encoding 50S ribosomal protein L17 has translation MKHHKSYRTLGRDKDQRKALMRSLARSLFLHGKIVTTEPKAKEVRPFAEKLMTKAISGTPANKRLIEASIGKGKVADMLVETIAPKYKGRNGGYTRIIKMPTRVSDRAKMSTIELV, from the coding sequence ATGAAACACCACAAATCATACCGAACATTAGGACGAGACAAGGATCAGCGCAAGGCTTTGATGCGCTCATTGGCTCGCTCACTTTTTTTGCATGGCAAGATCGTGACTACAGAGCCAAAAGCAAAAGAAGTCCGTCCGTTTGCTGAGAAGCTTATGACTAAGGCGATTTCTGGTACCCCAGCCAATAAACGCTTGATTGAAGCAAGTATCGGCAAGGGTAAAGTGGCGGATATGCTCGTGGAAACGATTGCGCCAAAATATAAAGGCCGCAATGGAGGCTACACTCGCATCATCAAAATGCCCACCCGCGTCTCTGACCGAGCCAAAATGTCGACTATTGAACTTGTATAA
- a CDS encoding uL13 family ribosomal protein, with amino-acid sequence MTTHTIDAKNKKLGRVATQAAMVLMGKNEPTFRKNTVADVKVLITNASLISLDEVKAKNTTHMTYSGYPGGEKILSSKELVAKKGYEALFIKAIKGMLPTNKLRDVMLKNLTVTE; translated from the coding sequence ATGACCACACACACTATCGACGCTAAAAATAAGAAACTCGGACGGGTAGCCACCCAGGCGGCTATGGTTTTGATGGGTAAAAATGAACCAACTTTCCGTAAAAACACAGTGGCCGATGTCAAAGTGCTTATTACCAACGCTTCGTTAATTTCTCTTGATGAAGTCAAGGCCAAGAACACTACTCACATGACTTATTCTGGCTATCCAGGTGGAGAAAAAATCTTAAGCTCAAAAGAATTGGTAGCCAAAAAAGGTTATGAGGCTCTATTCATAAAAGCAATCAAGGGCATGCTTCCAACAAACAAGCTTCGAGATGTCATGCTTAAAAATTTAACGGTCACAGAATAA
- the rpsI gene encoding 30S ribosomal protein S9: MPTTAEKTKYTQSVGRRKTSSARARLTPASKFSITINDRELADYFKTSQLQKIVTDAFDAVEEQLPQKFTVTIHAIGGGISSQAQAVRHALARALATYDASLRTPLKKLGYLMRDPRAKERRKFGLKKARKAPQWSKR; the protein is encoded by the coding sequence ATGCCTACTACCGCCGAAAAAACAAAATACACCCAGTCCGTTGGTCGCCGCAAGACCTCATCTGCTCGTGCTCGCTTGACTCCAGCCTCAAAATTTTCCATCACTATCAACGATAGGGAGCTCGCGGATTATTTCAAGACTAGCCAGCTCCAGAAGATTGTGACTGATGCTTTCGATGCCGTAGAGGAGCAGCTTCCCCAGAAATTTACGGTGACGATCCACGCTATTGGTGGAGGTATTAGCTCACAGGCTCAAGCTGTAAGACATGCGCTTGCCCGTGCTTTAGCTACCTATGACGCCTCACTTCGCACCCCTCTCAAAAAATTAGGCTACCTTATGCGAGATCCTCGCGCCAAGGAACGACGAAAATTCGGCCTTAAAAAGGCTCGAAAAGCACCCCAGTGGAGTAAGCGCTAA